Proteins encoded within one genomic window of Granulicella pectinivorans:
- a CDS encoding PBP1A family penicillin-binding protein: MKVKYGSGGKPRGFFSSIFRGVVVLALAGLLVFTAVFIYYYFQYEKVVDDRLAAGPIFNSVAQIYAAPHEIRTGQHLTAGYIAQQLRTAGYNSNPELGKFELKGDNILIKPGRQSYHSTDGATINTQDNIVQSITAENGVALRSYELEPLLITALSEDKGRAKRRLVTYKEIPPHLVQAVVAIEDRRFFEHSGVNFVRIAKCAVVDVVSHKMSCGGSTLTQQLARGFFLSPDKKITRKLREIMISFQLESHFSKQQIFEMYANQINLGQRGSFSINGFGEASQAFFGKDIKQLDLAQAALLAGMIQRPNYFSPYKHPERALERRNLVLDSMVETTAITTTEAEHAKAEPLKLAPPNVDASEAPYFVDLVHDQLVQRVNDQDLAHQSLRIYTSLDPELQRVASEAVDMGMKNVDEMVRKAHKKGATDITYPQVSLVALNPHTGQILALVGGRNYGVSQYNHATAKRPTGSIFKPFVYATAYAQSVEGRSLPEGGTFTAVTKLNDVPTTFTFDNGRQTYSPGNYKDEYHGVVTAIYALAHSLNNATISLGQQVGFENVAALGRASGISAARGTPAVSLGSYDATPVDMAGAYTVFANNGVHLNPWMLASVRNANGDIVADFAPEARQVLDPRAAYLTQSLLEGVMNFGYGTAVRKLGFTAPAAGKTGTSHDAWFAAYSSNLICVVWIGNDDYTDVKLSGAIAAAPIWAEFMNRAVKLPQYSDTKPFTPPDGVTNYRIDTASGLLADASCPNAFTAAFLNGTAPQSTCSRMGESPQTLVQDLYGNTAPAPQPVPQ, translated from the coding sequence GTGAAAGTAAAGTATGGCTCCGGCGGGAAACCGCGCGGGTTCTTTTCGAGCATCTTCCGCGGAGTGGTGGTGCTGGCGCTGGCAGGTCTGCTGGTGTTCACGGCGGTCTTTATTTACTACTACTTCCAGTATGAGAAGGTAGTCGACGACCGGCTGGCGGCGGGACCGATTTTCAACTCTGTCGCGCAGATCTATGCGGCACCGCATGAGATCCGGACGGGGCAGCACCTGACGGCGGGGTATATCGCGCAGCAGTTGCGGACGGCGGGATACAACTCGAATCCGGAGCTGGGCAAGTTCGAGCTGAAGGGCGACAACATCCTGATCAAACCGGGAAGACAGTCGTACCACTCGACCGATGGCGCGACGATCAATACGCAGGACAATATCGTTCAGTCGATCACGGCAGAGAACGGGGTGGCGCTGCGTTCGTATGAGCTGGAGCCTCTGCTGATTACAGCGCTGTCGGAGGACAAGGGCAGGGCGAAGAGGCGGCTGGTGACGTACAAGGAGATTCCTCCGCACCTGGTGCAGGCCGTTGTCGCGATTGAAGACCGGCGTTTTTTCGAGCACTCGGGCGTGAACTTTGTGCGTATTGCGAAGTGCGCGGTGGTGGATGTGGTATCGCATAAGATGAGCTGCGGCGGATCGACGCTGACGCAGCAACTGGCGCGCGGGTTCTTTCTTTCGCCGGATAAGAAGATTACGCGCAAGCTGCGGGAGATCATGATCTCGTTCCAACTGGAGTCGCACTTTTCGAAGCAGCAGATCTTCGAGATGTATGCGAACCAGATCAACCTGGGGCAGAGGGGATCGTTCTCGATCAACGGATTTGGCGAGGCTTCGCAGGCATTCTTCGGCAAGGACATCAAGCAGCTCGATCTGGCGCAGGCGGCGTTGCTGGCGGGCATGATCCAGAGGCCGAACTACTTTTCGCCGTATAAGCATCCGGAGCGGGCGCTGGAGCGGCGAAATCTGGTGCTGGACTCGATGGTGGAGACCACCGCGATTACGACGACGGAGGCGGAGCATGCGAAGGCGGAGCCGCTGAAGCTGGCTCCGCCGAATGTGGATGCGAGCGAGGCACCCTACTTCGTCGACCTGGTGCATGACCAGTTGGTGCAGCGGGTGAACGACCAGGACCTGGCGCACCAGAGCCTGCGGATCTACACGTCTCTGGACCCGGAGCTGCAGCGGGTGGCTTCGGAGGCGGTCGACATGGGGATGAAGAACGTCGACGAGATGGTGCGGAAGGCGCATAAGAAGGGCGCGACGGATATTACGTATCCGCAGGTTTCGCTGGTGGCGCTGAATCCGCATACGGGGCAGATTCTGGCCCTGGTGGGCGGGCGGAACTATGGGGTAAGCCAGTACAACCATGCGACGGCGAAGAGGCCTACGGGGTCGATCTTCAAGCCGTTTGTGTATGCGACGGCGTATGCGCAGTCGGTGGAGGGTCGGTCGCTGCCGGAGGGTGGGACGTTTACGGCGGTGACGAAGCTGAACGACGTGCCGACGACGTTTACGTTCGACAACGGACGGCAAACGTACTCGCCGGGCAACTACAAGGATGAGTACCACGGGGTGGTGACGGCGATCTATGCGCTGGCGCACTCGCTGAACAATGCGACGATCTCGCTGGGGCAGCAGGTGGGGTTTGAGAATGTGGCGGCTCTGGGACGGGCGAGCGGAATTTCGGCCGCACGTGGAACGCCCGCGGTGTCGCTGGGTTCGTATGACGCTACGCCGGTGGATATGGCGGGCGCGTATACGGTGTTCGCGAATAACGGCGTGCATCTGAATCCGTGGATGCTGGCGAGTGTGCGGAACGCGAACGGGGATATCGTTGCGGATTTTGCTCCGGAGGCGCGGCAGGTGCTGGATCCACGGGCTGCGTACCTGACGCAGTCACTGCTGGAAGGCGTGATGAACTTCGGGTACGGGACGGCGGTGCGGAAGCTGGGTTTTACGGCTCCTGCAGCCGGCAAGACGGGAACCAGCCATGATGCGTGGTTTGCGGCGTATTCGTCGAATTTGATCTGCGTCGTGTGGATCGGGAACGACGACTATACGGACGTGAAGCTGTCGGGCGCGATTGCGGCGGCGCCGATCTGGGCGGAGTTTATGAATCGCGCGGTGA